The following is a genomic window from Janibacter sp. DB-40.
CCGGAGACACCGAGCACCGAGGCCACCGGTACGAGCAGCTGACGTCCACCCTCCTCGAGGAGGAGGATCCAGCCGTCGCCCGAGTCCTCGACCTGTCCCCGCACGACGGTGCCACCACGCAGTCGCACGGTCAGCGGCACGCCTCCGGCGCCGGCCACGCGCTCGCCGAGGGTGATCCGGGAGCGCTCGAGGCGAGTGCGCTCGGCGACCTCGGCATCCAGCTCGAGCCGGGACTGGGCAGCCGCCCGGGCCTCGAGGTCCTCGAAGAGTCGGTCCCAGCGCACGGGCCCCAATGTATCGGCCGAGCCCACCTCTTGCGCGACATCAGATGACATGGTTTGCTGTCAAACAACAGCAAACAACACCAAATAACATTAAAAGACACCAAAGACGGCACATCAGGTGCTCGGGGGATGGCCATGACACGTTCACGGACAGCACTGGGGCTGGCCTGCCTGCCCGGCGGGCTGGTCGTCACGACGGCGTTGGGCCACGGCGCCGTGCACCTGCTGGAGAGCAGCACCACCCGCGCCGGTGACCCCGCCGCCGCCGTCACGGGTCTGGCCGCCACCGGCGCCACCCTCATCGCTGGCTGGCTCTCGCTCTGCCTGGCCCTGACACTGGCCGCCGAGCTGCCGGGGGCCGTCGGCGATGCCGCCCGTGGGCTGCGCGATCGGGTCACCCCCGCGCTCGTCCAGCGCTGGGCGGCCGTGGCCCTGGGCGCCTCGGTCGGCGCGAGCATCGCACCGGGCACAGCCGTGGCGGCCGTGCGTACGGGCGAGGCACCGGGTTCGGCCGCGCTCCCCGACCCCGCATTCACACCGACCCCCGATCCCGGACCCGCGGCGACCCCCGACCCGGGCGGGCAGCGTGCCACCGCCACGCCCGCACCGGGCTGGCTGCCGACCACGGGCGGTCCGACGACGCCGGTGGCACGCTCCGTCGCCGACCCCGGATGGGTCCCCAGCCGCCCCCCGCCCAAGCACCGCACCGACCCGCAGCTGCTCACCGGTCGGCAGCGTCCCGCCGGCGTCGAGCACACCGTCGTGATCCGACGTGGCGACACGCTGTGGTCGCTCGCCGCAGCTCACCTCGGGCCCTCGGCGACCGACGTGGAGATCGCTCGGGAGTGGCCCCGGTGGCACGAGGCCAACCGCGCGCTCATCGGCGACGACCCGCACGTCCTGCTCCCCGGGACACAACTCACTCCCCCGCCCGCCCCCTGACCGCCGACCCCACACCGCAGAAGAAGGAAGATCATGACCGCCCTGCAGCCGCTGCACGTCCTGCCGTCACCACGCCACGCGCCGGGGGGGCGTCCCCCTTCCGACGCATGCACAGGGCCGCGCGGAGCGGGCGCTGGCGGTCACGGCACCGCAGCCGTACGTGCAGGACTGGCTCGCCGTGGACTTCGCCGCCGCCAGCGACGAGCAGCTCTTCGGTCCGCAGCCGACCCGGGCGTGCGACCTCCCCGACCCACGGGAGTGGGCCGCCCACATCGCCCAGGCCCTGGTCGAGGTGATGCACGGCATCCGCCCACCGAGCCAGGTGATGCGGTGGTCGACACTCGAGGTCTACGCCGTCGTGGCACGGCGCGGCTCCCGCGCTGCCCGGCGGGCAGCGCGTCAGCGGGGGCAACGGCCCACGCATCGCACCAGGGTCACGCGCGTGCTCGTCTGCGAGCCCGCCGAGGACGTCGTCGAGGCATCGGTCGTCCTGGTCGACGGCGAGCGGGTGCGCGCCCTGGCGCTCCGGCTCATCGGACGGGACAGCCGCTGGGTGGTCGAGGCCCTCCAGGTCGGCTGACGGCGCGACTACCTCTTGGCGGCCTTCTTGGCCTTCTTCGCCGCGGCCCTGCGCTGGGCGCGCGACGTGCCGGCCGTGGAGGACCCAGCCTCGTCCCGCTCCTCGACGCCGCCGTCCTCGGACGGTGAGGAGTAGTGCAGGGGCTGGCTGCCGCGAGACCCGTCCTCCAAACCCTTGGCCGAGATGGTCGGGCGCGTCTGGTCGCCGCCCCCGCCGAGGAGCTCGTCGACGCTCTTGGGCTGCGTGGTCGACTCGGGGACCGTCGGCACCTCGACCTCGGTGTTGAAGAGGTACCCGACCGACTCCTCCTTGATCGCGTCGTTCATCGCCTCGAAGAGCTGGAAGCCCTCACGCTGGTACTCCACGAGTGGATCGCGCTGCGCCATCGAGCGCAGGCCGATGCCCTCCTTGAGGTAGTCCATCTCGTAGAGGTGCTCGCGCCACTTCCGGTCGAGGACCGAGAGGACCACGCGGCGCTCAAGCTCGCGGGTGACCGGTTCGCCCAGGTCCGCCTCACGACGGTCGTAGGCCTCGTGGATGTCGGTGACGATCTCCTCGCGCAGGTTCGCCGCGCTCAGCTGCGTCAGGCCGCCGGACCCCTCGAGCAGCGTCTCCTTGTCCAGCCCCACCGGGTAGATCGCCCGCAGTGCGGTGAAGAGGCGGTCGAGGTCCCAGTCCTCGGAGAACCCTGCATTGGTCTCGGCGTCGACGTACCCGCCGACGACGTCGGTCATGAAGTGGCGGATCTGCTCCTCGAGGTCCTCCCCCTCGAGAACCCGGCGACGCTCCTCGTAGACGACGGTGCGCTGGCGGTTGAGTACGTCGTCGTACTTGAGGACGTTCTTGCGCATCTCGTAGTTCTGGCCCTCGAGCTGGCTCTGGGCACCCTCGATCGACTTCGTGAGCATCCGCCCGGCGATCGGGGTCTCGTCGTCGATCTTGGCGGTCGTCATCACCCGGTCGACGAAGCCCGCGTTGAACAGGCGCATGAGGTTGTCCTCGAGCGAGAGGTAGAAGCGCGACTCGCCGGGGTCACCCTGACGGCCGGAGCGACCGCGCAGCTGGTTGTCGATGCGCCGCGACTCGTGCCGTTCGGTCCCGAGGACGTACAGACCACCGGCCTCGGTGACCTCCTCGTGCTCGGCCTGCACGGCCTTCTCCGCGGCCGCGAGCGCCTCGTCCCACGCGGCCTCGTACTCCTCCGGGGTCTCCTCCGGGTCCAGGCCGCGCTGCCGCAGCTCGGTCACGGCCCGGAACTCGGGGTTGCCGCCGAGCATGATGTCGGTGCCGCGACCAGCCATGTTCGTCGCCACGGTGACTGCGCCCTTGCGGCCCGCGTCGGCGACGATGGCGGCCTCGCGCTCGTGGTGCTTGGCGTTGAGCACCTCGTGCTTGATCCCTCGCTTGCGCAGCATCTGGGAGAGCAGCTCGCTCTTCTCGACGCTCGTCGTGCCGACGAGGACCGGCTGCCCGGAGGCGTGCCGCTCGGCGATGTCGTCGACGACCGCGCCGAACTTCGCCGCCTCGGTGCGGTAGACGAGGTCGGCCTGGTCCTCGCGGATCATCGGCTTGTTGGTCCGGATCGGCACGACCCCGAGGCCGTAGATGGAGTTGAGCTCTCCGGCCTCCGTCTGCGCCGTACCGGTCATCCCCGAGAGGGTCTCGTACATGCGGAAGTAGTTCTGGAGGGTGATCGTCGCGAGGGTCTGGTTCTCGTTCTTGATCTCCACCCCCTCCTTGGCCTCGATGGCCTGGTGCATGCCCTCGTTGTAGCGACGGCCCGCGAGCATGCGGCCGGTGTGCTCGTCGACGATGAGGACCTCGCCGTTCATGACGACGTAGTCCTTGTCGCGGGTGAAGAGCTCCTTGGCCTTGATCGCGTTGTTCAGGTAGCCGATGAGAGGTGTGTTGACACTCTCGTAGAGGTTGTCGATGCCGAGCAGGTCCTCGATCTTCTCGATGCCCGGCTCGAGGATGCCGACGGTGCGCTTCTTCTCGTCGACCTCGTAGTCGCCCTCGGCCTCGATGCCGCGCATGAGGTCGGCCCCGTGGCCGCGCTCGAGCTTCTTGACCATCTTGGCGAACTCGACATACCACTTGGTCGGCTGGTCGGCGGGGCCGGAGATGATCAGTGGCGTGCGGGCCTCGTCGATGAGGATCGAGTCGACCTCGTCGACGATGGCGAAGTTGTGGCCGCGCTGGACGAGCTCGTCGGTGTTCCACGCCATGTTGTCGCGCAGGTAGTCGAAGCCGAACTCGTTGTTGGTGCCGTAGGTGATGTCCTTCGCGTACTCCGCCCGGCGCTGGGCCGGGGTCATCGACGAGAGGATGACGCCCGTCTCGAGGCCGAGGGCACGGTGCACGCGGCCCATCAGCTCGGCCTGGTACTCGGCCAGGTAGTCGTTGACCGTGATGATGTGCACGCCCTTGCCCTCGAGGGCGTTGAGGTAGGACGGCAGGGTCGCGACGAGGGTCTTGCCCTCACCGGTGCGCATCTCGGCGACGTTGCCCATGTGGAGGGCGGCCCCACCCATGATCTGCACGTCGAAGTGCCGCTTGCCGATCGTGCGGCTCGCCGCCTCGCGGACCGCGGCGAAGGCCTCGGGCAGGATGTCGTCGAGGGTCTCCCCGTTCGCGAGCCGCTCCCGGAAGGTGTCGGTCTCGGCCCGCAGCTCGGCGTCGGAGAGCTTCTGGAAGTCCTCCTCGATCGCGTTCACCTGGGCGGCGATGCCCTCGAGCCGCTTGACGGTGCGGCCCTCTCCGGCGCGAAGGATGCGCTCGACGATCTTCACGAACTGATCTCCTGACGTGGTCGATCGGGGCACGGCAGAACGCCACGGCCCGAAGCAGTCTGCCCCACAGGTTAATGGTTTGCGGCCCCACAACCGAGCGGGCACCTGACCGCCATGAACGAGGGCCCGGTCCCCGGGGTTCCCGCCGGCGCGCTCGCGAGTCCTCGCCGCCCGCACCGGCCCTGCGCCGGACGCCTCGTCGAGGGGTGATCAGCCCTCGACCACACCGTCGGGCAGCCCGAGCCAACCGGCCATGAGCCGCAGCTCCTCGTCGAGCTCGGCGCGGTCGCTGCTGCCGCCGCGCCCCTCCTCCCAGGAGACCTGCCGCGCCCTGAGCACCCCTGCTGCGCGGTCGGCCTTGAGGTCGACCCGACCGACCAGGCGGTCCCCGAGGAGGAAGGGCAGCACGTAGTACCCGTGCACCCGCTTGTGGGCCGGCGTGTAGATCTCCAGCCGGTAGTGGAACCCGAAGAGGGCCTCGGCACGCGGACGGTGCCACACCAGGCTGTCGAAGGGGGACAGCAGCGCCCTGGCCGACACGGACCGGGGGCGACGGGCCCGCTCGTGCAGGTACCAGGGTCGGGTCGACCCCTCGACGCGCACCTCCTCCAGCTCACCGGTGGTCTGCAGCCGGGCGAGTGCCGGGCGCACGTCCTCCCGTGGGAGTCGGAAGTAGTCCGCCAGGTCCGCCTCGGTCGCCACCCCGTTGGCCCGGGCGGCGATCCGCACGAGCTCGACGTAGGCGTCCTCGGGCGGCAACCGCCGCTGCGGATCCAGCCACGGGCCGGACTCCCCCTTCGGCACCACCCTGGCCAGACCGGCGTAGCGCCGCTCGAACTGCGCGGTCCGTCCGGCCGAGGAGATACGACCGGCCCAGAAGAGCTGCTCCAGGGCGTTCTTGACCAGGGACCAGTTCCAGCCCCAGTCCACCTTCGGCCCGGAGCGCTCGTGACCGAGCGCCGCCTCGATCTGTCGGGCGGTGCGCGGCGGACCGGTCTCGACCTCGGTGAGCACGGCCGCGACCAGATCCGGGTGGTCCTGGGCGACGCGCTGCATCCCGCCCCAGGACCCGTCGAGCGCCCGCTGCATCCGCGGGTGGTCCATGAGTGGCCACGTGCGCGGCGGCATCAGGCTCGCCTCGTGCGCCCAGTACTCGACCATCCGACGCGGTGCACGGTCGCGCATCCGGTCCAGCAGGGCCGGGTCGTAGGGGCCCAGCCGCGCGAAGAAGGGCAGGTACTGGCTGCGGGTGAGCACGTTGACGCTGTCGATCTGCACGAGCCCGACGGTGTCGAGCACCCGCTGCAGGTCGCGGGTCGTCACCGGCCGCTGCGGCCGGGGACGGTCGAAGCCCTGCGCCGCGAGGGCGATGCGACGGGCCTGGTCGAGGCGAAGGGGGCGTGCACTCACGCGCCCCAGCATGCCCTGAGGCGCGCACACCCGCCACGGCGCACGATGGGTCCTGGAGGGCTGCGACCGGCCGAAGCGCGGACGGAGGCGTGGGGGTGGCCCGACTCAGGGGCTGAGCTTGCGAAGCCCCAAGGGCCGCCCTCACCCTCCGTCCGCGCGACCACGGGGAGAGCTCAGACTCGGGCCCCGGCGTCCTTGTCGAGGGCGACGCCGTCCACGGCTGCTGCGCCCAGGTCCTTGCCGTCGACACCCTCCTGCACCTCGAGGTGGATCACCCCGTAGGACCAGCCGCGGCGGCGGTAGACGACGCTCGGACGGTCGTAGTCCACGTCGTGGAAGAGGAAGAAGTCGTGCCCGACGAGCTCCATGCGGCGCACCGCCTCGGCGAGGTTCATCGGTGCGGACTCGTGCATCTTCTCGCGCACCTCGATCGGGCTGTCGCCGATGGTGCCGAACTGGTCGCTCTCCTCCTGGTCCGGCGCGGGCTGCTCGACCGAGAGCGGCTCGGTCAGGTCCGCGGTCGCGGCAGCGACGGAGGTGCGGCGACGGCCGCGACGGACGTTGCGCTTGTCGTGGGCGCGGCGCAGGCGCTCGAGGAGCTTGTCCGCGGCAAGGTCCACCGCTGCCTGTCGGTCGTCGTGACAGGCCTCGGCACGGATCACGGGTCCCTTGGACCGGCACGTGATCTCGACGCGCTCGCTGACCTTCGCCTGGCGTGGGTTGGGCTCGTGACTCACCATGACCTCGATCCGCTGGACTCGCGGGTCGAGCTGGGGGACCTTCGAGAGCTTGCTCTCGACGTAGTCCCTCAGTCGATCGGAGACGTTGACATTGCGTCCGGTGATGGCAATTTCCACGGAGTCCTCCTGGGACATCGGTGCTGCATGGGGGGTACGCCTGGCGAGGGCGCGTCAGCCGAGGCACCACCTCCGTTCCCGGCGCGGCGGGGTGGCCGCAGCCGCTCGTGCGGCGGGGAACGCAACAGGCCCCTGCGTCGTACCGGTCGTCCGGTCGAGAGCGGGGCCCATGACGACACGCTAGTCTGCCCGCGACCGGAACGGTAGACCCGACGTCGGGGATCGTCGCGGAGTCACCATCGCGACGGCCAGATCGACCCTGGCCGCACCCGCCTCGAGCAGCGCCCGACGGCCCTCGGTCAGGGTCGCACCCGAGGTGAGCACGTCGTCGACGAGCACGATCCGCCGCCCGTGGACCCGGCGGGGGCGGCGCACGGTCATGGCCCGGTCGAGGTTCGCCAGCCGGGCGGCGCGGTCCAGCCCGGCCTGGTCGGCCGTGCCGCGACGCACGCGCAGTCCCGCCTCGACGGCGGCACCCGGGCCGAGGAGGTGGACGGCCCGGCCGGCCAGCTGGAGCATCGGTTGGTCCCCGCGCCGTCGGATGGCTGCCGGTGAGGACGGGACCGGCACGACGAGCACCCCACCGGGTCCACCCTGCTGGGCCGCCCGCCGCACGGCGTCGGCGAGCAGCCGGGCGAGCACGTCGCCGAGGTCCCGCCGGTCCTCGTCCTTGAAGGCGCGGGCCAGGCGTGCGGCCACGCCCTCGTAGCGAAGGGTGGCGTGGCACCCCGGCCAGCCCTCAGGGACCGGGCGGGGTGCGACCGGCCCCGGGGTCGGCACGGCGAGGTCGCACAGCGCGCGACGACATCCGGTGCACACCGCGGCCCCCGGCCGATCGCACCCGGCGCAGCTGCGCGGCAGGACGAGGTCCCCGGCTGCCGCCAGGACGCTCCCGAGACGCACGGAGACCACGGGCACCACCCTGCCGACGCGGCGCGAGGGCAGCGCCCCCCTTCGTCCGGGTGTGGACGCGGTGCCGGACGGAGTGCGGCTGCGGACGGGCCCTCAGACGCCGGCGGTGACGACGCCGTCGATGGGCTGCAGCTCCTGCCACCGGCCGCCCGCACGCTGGAAGACGCGGTCCTCCCCGGTCCTGACGACGACGTCCTGGTCGTCGCCGGTGGTCGTGACGGCGACGCCACCCGGCCGAGGAGTCATCGCCTCGACGGGCCCACCGACCTCCACGAGGTAGGGCTGCATCTCCTCCTGGTCGTTGCGCCGACCGATGACCGCCAGAGTGGACTGGCCCACCCACACCGCGTCGAGCATCTCGACCAGGTCCGCCCCGATGCGGAAGGCCTGCGGCGAGGTCGTGGTCGGCAGTCCGTTCGCCTGGCGGGCGATGCCCGACACCTCGAGGGTGCTCCCCGTCCCCCGCTCCTGCTCGGAGATCACCGCGATCCTGCTCCCCTCGGGAGAGACGACGGCCGCGCGCACGAAGCGCGTGCCCAGCCACTGGGCCGGCACGTGCTGCGGCGCGGACTCGGCCTGGTTGGCGGGGTCCACGGTGGAGTTGATCGCCCAGAGTCGGTAGCCCTCCTCCCGGCCGAGGCCGGAGCCGCCGACCCAGAGCACACCGCCGTAGTCGTAGCAGGGGCGGGTCATCGCCGCGGCGAAACGGTCCAGGTGCACGACCTCGCCGTCGTCGAGCATGCGGTGCAGGGTCTCCTGCGTACCGTCGAGCGCGGCGAGCTCCTTGCCGTCCGTCCGGAGAGCCAGGTGGCGCCACCCCTTCTCCAACGGGGGGAAGGGGGACTCCTTGCGTCGGAGGTCCGTTGCGCCGACCGAGGCCAGACGGTCGTCCACCGCCACGACCTTGTCCCCGCGGCGAGCGAGGACGATCGGGGTGTTCGTCTGGGTCCGGTCGACGAAACCGAGCTGCTCGGGCGAGGTGAGAGGTGCCGTCACGCCGAGGTCGAGAGGCGCACCCGAGAGCGTGATCCCCACCTCCGTCACCCCCGGCAGGGACATCAACGTGGCCACGAGCTGCGCCGCCAGCCGCTTGCGCGCCGTGGCGTCGTCGGCGACCGACTCACTCTCCAGGTCGACGATCGCCACCCCGTTGCGCACCGGCACCGCGTCGACGGCGAGCCGGGCCCCGATGTCGCTGGAGACGGCCTCCCGCAGGTAGCCGGGGATGCTCCCCAGCTGGGCGCGGGTCAACCGGGTGGCCAGCTGGTCCTGGGTCACCCACCGCTGGTCCACGACGAGGGCGTTCCATCCGATGGCCGGGTAGTGCACGGGGTACTCACGGAAGATGTAGCCGACCTCGGGCTGCTCGAGCAGTCGGCCGAACCCCTCCTGCAGCTCGTCGATGCGCCACTCGCCGTCGACGAGGTCGACGTGGAAGTCGAAGGCCGCGCCGTCGAAGGGCGGGGAGACGAGGTAGCGGCCGTCGGCGTTGATGCGCGCGACGACCCGCGCGCTCACGCGGAAGGCCCCGTCCCCCATCGGCTCGATCTCCGGGTCGCCGGTGTAGATCACCGTCTGGCTGTCCGGGATCCACCCCTGGGCGGCTTCCTGGGTGAGGTAGGAGCGGGTGACCTCCAGGCCCTCGCCACTCGTGGAGCCCGCACGCAGGAACCCACGGATGACCTCCGCGGGCGAGGCCCCGGGCGTGGGCCCGTTGGGCGTGCGGGACAGCGGCTGCGGGCGTGGCCCGTCGATCGGCAACCCGGGTCGGATCGTCGAGTCGGTGTTCAGCCCGCAGCCGGCGAGCGCGCCCGCCACGGCCAGGCCGAGGGCGCTGCGACGGGTCAGCTCCCTGCCCGTCATCGGTCCCCGCCCTCCCCGGGCAGACGGCCCTCACGCGGGGTCAGGGGCAGCGGCGACGTCGTGAGCGGGCCACCGGCCTCGTGCGGCACGGTCAGCCGGAAGCGGGCCCCCTCCCCCGGCTCACCCCAGGCCTGCAACCACCCGTGGTGGAGTCGGGCGTCCTCGAGCGCGATGGCCAGACCGAGACCGGAGCCACCGGTGGTACGGGTCCGGGCGGGGTCCGCGCGCCAGAAGCGGTTGAACACCAGCGAGGCCTCTCCGGCCTTCAGACCCACGCCGTGGTCCTGGACCATCACGGCCGCGGCCTCGTCGTTGCTGCCGACCCAGATGTCGACGGGACGGCCCTCACCGTGCTCGATCGCATTGACCACGAGGTTGCGCAGCACTCGCTCGATCCGCCGTGAGTCGACCTCGGCGACGGCCTTCTGCCCCGGCTCCCGGTGGACGAGGACCTCGCTGCCGCGTGCGTCGGCGATCGACTCCGTCGCCTGCACGACTCGGTCGACGATCACGTAGAGGTCGATCGGGTCCTGCTCGAGCACGGCGGCACCGGCGTCGTAGCGGGAGATCTCGAGGAGGTCGGCCAGCAGCTCCTCGAAGCGGTCGAGCTCGTCGTGGAGCAGCTCCGCCGAGCGACCCGTGACCGGGTCCATCTCGTCCCGCGAGGAGTGCAGCAGGTCGGCGGCCATCCGGATCGTCGTCAGCGGCGTGCGCAGCTCGTGGGAGACGTCGGAGACGAAGCGTTGCTGCACCCGGGAGAGGCCCTCGAGCTGGCGGATCTGCGTCTGCAGGTTGTCGGCCATGTCGTTGAAGGACTGGCCGAGCAGGGCGAGGTCGTCGTGCCCGCGCGCCGACATCCGCTCGTTGAGGTGGCCCGAGGAGAGGCGCTCGGCGGCCGACGCCGCGCGGCGCACCGGGGTGACGACCATGCTCGTGACGATGTAGGCGATGCCCGAGACGAGGCCGATGAGGAAGAGCGCCCCGAGGACGAAGGACCGGGAGATGATGCCCAGAGTCGTCTGCTCCTGGTCCATCGGGTAGATGAAGTACAGGTCGTGGTCACCGGCGGTCGGCACCTCGATCTGCGAGCCGACGACGACCGCCGGGACGGAGTCGGTGTCGATCGGCACCCCGGTGATCGGCTCGGTCGACCCGTCGACGTCCGAGCGCTCCAGCTCGATGGTCATGGTCTGCTGCCGGGCCGGGTCGGCGGCCACGGCCTGGCGAAGGGCGGCGGGCACCTGGTCCAGGCCGACACCCTGCGGGTAGGCCACCGTGGAGATCGTCGACGACTCGTTCTCCGTGCTCGGCGTGAGGATGACGTAGCGGCTGTCGTCGCCGCTGGGCGGCGCGAGGGTCCGCGAGACGAAGTCGGAGGTGGACACGTCCAGCTCTCCGGGCTCGACGTCGGTGTTGTTGAAGTAGCTCTGCGCCCGGTCGGCCAGCTGGTGCGACTGGGCCTCGGCGAAGTCGACCCGGTCGTCGACGAGGCCGTCGGCGATGGAGCGGTACATCGTCAGGCTGATGATCGAGACGACGACGAGCCCGAGGATGAGCGTGCTCGTGACGACCCGGAAGCGCAGGGATCGCCGCCAGAGGCCCACGGCGGCCCGCACGGCCCGGGCGACCGCGTGGTTGCGGGGCGGGGCCGCGGCACCCGACTCCTCGGTGCTCGACGCGTCCGAGGCCTCGGTCGCCTCGGAGGCGGGCGCCGAGGCCATGCTCAGGCCGACCCGGCCTTGTACCCCACGCCACGGACCGTGACGACGATCTGGGGGTTCTCGGGGTCGTGCTCGATCTTGCTGCGCAGCCGCTGGACGTGCACGTTGACCAGGCGCGTGTCACCGGCGTGCCGGTAGCCCCAGACCTGCTCCAGCAGGACCTCGCGGCTGAAGACCTGCCACGGCTTGCGCGCCAGGGCGACGAGCAGGTCGAACTCGAGCGGCGTCAGCGCCAAGGGGGTCCCGTCCCGGGTGACGGAGTGCCCCGCGACGTCGATGGCCAGGTCGCCGATCGTCAGTCGCTCCGGCTCCGGCTCGTCGCCGCGACGCAGACGGGCCCGCAGCCGGGCGATCAGCTCCTGCGGCTTGAACGGCTTGACGATGTAGTCGTCGGCGCCCGACTCGAGACCGACGACCACGTCGACGGTGTCGGTCCGGGCGGTCAGCATGACGATCGGGACCCCCGACTCCTGCCGGATCCGCCGGCAGATCTCGATGCCGTCCATCCCGGGCAGCATGACGTCGAGGAGCACCAGGTCCGGACGGGCCTCGTGGAAGGCGTCGAGCGCCCGCGCTCCGTCGGCGACGTGCGCGACGTCGAGTCCTTCCTTCCGAAGGACGATCCCGAGCATCTCTGCCAGCGCCTGGTCGTCGTCGACGACGAGGACACGTCCCTTCACGGTGATCCCTTTCGCACGTGGTCTACTGCCCGTTCATCATCACACAGGCACCACCGTGCGCCGGGCAGCCACTGCCGATAGCCTCGGGGGCGGGGCCCGGCGATCGGGCCCGCGGACGAGGGAGCAGTACCCGCACCACGACAAGACTGACTCACAAGGAGTTGTCATGTCCTGGCTCGTCCTCATCGTCTCGGGGATGCTCGAGGCCGTCTGGGCCACCGCCCTGCCCGCCTCGCGCGGATTCACCCGCCCCGGCCCCACCCTCCTCTTCGCCGTCTCCCTCGCCGCGAGCATGCTCGGTCTGGCGTGGGCCATGACCGACATCGCCACCGGCACCGCCTACGCGGTGTGGGTCGGCATCGGCGCCACCCTCACCCTCGTGTGGTCCATGGTGACCGGCGCCGAGCCGGCGACCCGGGCGCGCGTCGCGCTGCTCGTCCTGCTCGTCGCCTGCGTCGCCGGGTTGAAGGCGGTCGCCTGATGCCGTGGGTCGTCCTGCTCGTCAGCGCCGTCCTCGAGGCGGTCTGGGCCACCGCCCTGGGCCGCTCCGACGGCTTCACCCACCCCACGGCGACCGCCGTCTTCCTCCTGGCCCTCGCGACCAGCATGGTCGGCCTGGGGATCGCCGTGCGCACCATCCCCATCGGCACGGGGTACGCGGTCTGGACCGGGGTCGGCGCCGGGCTCACGGTCGCCTGGGCCATGGCCACCGGCGAGGAGGCCTTCACCCCGGTCAGGGCACTGCTCATCGCCGGGATCGTCGCCGCCGTCGTCGGGCTCCGGCTCGCCCCCTCCGGCACCGAGGACTGACATGACGAAGGGGGAGGCGCGCGCCTCCCCCTTCGTCCTGCTCGGTGTCGTGCTCAGTAGCGGTAGTGGTCCGGCTTGTACGGCCCCGCCACGTCCACGCCGAGGTACTCGGCCTGGTCCTTGGTCAGCTCGGTCAGCTCGACGCCGAGCGCGTCGAGGTGCAGGCGCGCGACCTTCTCGTCGAGGTGCTTCGGCAGCGTGGTGACGGTCGGGTTGCCGCCCTCGTCCACGTACTCCTCCGCCTTCTCGAAGAGCTCGATCTGCGCGATCGTCTGGTTCGCGAAGGAGTTGCTCATGACGAAGCTCGGGTGACCGGTCGCGTTGCCGAGGTTCATCAGGCGGCCCTCGGACAGCACGATGATCGAGCTGCCGCTCGGGAAGGTCCACTCGTGGACCTGCGCCTTGATCTCGGTCTTCGTGATGCCCGGGGTGCGGGCCAGCCCGGCGATGTCGATCTCGTTGTCGAAGTGACCGATGTTGGAGACGATCGCCTTGTTCTTCATCGCGGCCATGTGGTCGGCGGTGATGACGTCGAAGCAGCCGGTGGTGGTGACGAAGATGTCGCCGTACTCGGCGGCCTTGTCCATGGTCGTGACCTGGTACCCGTCCATCGCGGCCTGCAGGGCGCAGATCGGGTCGACCTCGGTCACGAGGACCCGGGCGCCCTGACCCGCGAGCGCGGCCGAGACGCCCTTGCCGA
Proteins encoded in this region:
- the raiA gene encoding ribosome-associated translation inhibitor RaiA is translated as MEIAITGRNVNVSDRLRDYVESKLSKVPQLDPRVQRIEVMVSHEPNPRQAKVSERVEITCRSKGPVIRAEACHDDRQAAVDLAADKLLERLRRAHDKRNVRRGRRRTSVAAATADLTEPLSVEQPAPDQEESDQFGTIGDSPIEVREKMHESAPMNLAEAVRRMELVGHDFFLFHDVDYDRPSVVYRRRGWSYGVIHLEVQEGVDGKDLGAAAVDGVALDKDAGARV
- a CDS encoding phosphoribosyltransferase family protein gives rise to the protein MVSVRLGSVLAAAGDLVLPRSCAGCDRPGAAVCTGCRRALCDLAVPTPGPVAPRPVPEGWPGCHATLRYEGVAARLARAFKDEDRRDLGDVLARLLADAVRRAAQQGGPGGVLVVPVPSSPAAIRRRGDQPMLQLAGRAVHLLGPGAAVEAGLRVRRGTADQAGLDRAARLANLDRAMTVRRPRRVHGRRIVLVDDVLTSGATLTEGRRALLEAGAARVDLAVAMVTPRRSPTSGLPFRSRAD
- a CDS encoding crosslink repair DNA glycosylase YcaQ family protein yields the protein MLGRVSARPLRLDQARRIALAAQGFDRPRPQRPVTTRDLQRVLDTVGLVQIDSVNVLTRSQYLPFFARLGPYDPALLDRMRDRAPRRMVEYWAHEASLMPPRTWPLMDHPRMQRALDGSWGGMQRVAQDHPDLVAAVLTEVETGPPRTARQIEAALGHERSGPKVDWGWNWSLVKNALEQLFWAGRISSAGRTAQFERRYAGLARVVPKGESGPWLDPQRRLPPEDAYVELVRIAARANGVATEADLADYFRLPREDVRPALARLQTTGELEEVRVEGSTRPWYLHERARRPRSVSARALLSPFDSLVWHRPRAEALFGFHYRLEIYTPAHKRVHGYYVLPFLLGDRLVGRVDLKADRAAGVLRARQVSWEEGRGGSSDRAELDEELRLMAGWLGLPDGVVEG
- a CDS encoding Rv3235 family protein, translating into MQDWLAVDFAAASDEQLFGPQPTRACDLPDPREWAAHIAQALVEVMHGIRPPSQVMRWSTLEVYAVVARRGSRAARRAARQRGQRPTHRTRVTRVLVCEPAEDVVEASVVLVDGERVRALALRLIGRDSRWVVEALQVG
- the secA gene encoding preprotein translocase subunit SecA, translating into MKIVERILRAGEGRTVKRLEGIAAQVNAIEEDFQKLSDAELRAETDTFRERLANGETLDDILPEAFAAVREAASRTIGKRHFDVQIMGGAALHMGNVAEMRTGEGKTLVATLPSYLNALEGKGVHIITVNDYLAEYQAELMGRVHRALGLETGVILSSMTPAQRRAEYAKDITYGTNNEFGFDYLRDNMAWNTDELVQRGHNFAIVDEVDSILIDEARTPLIISGPADQPTKWYVEFAKMVKKLERGHGADLMRGIEAEGDYEVDEKKRTVGILEPGIEKIEDLLGIDNLYESVNTPLIGYLNNAIKAKELFTRDKDYVVMNGEVLIVDEHTGRMLAGRRYNEGMHQAIEAKEGVEIKNENQTLATITLQNYFRMYETLSGMTGTAQTEAGELNSIYGLGVVPIRTNKPMIREDQADLVYRTEAAKFGAVVDDIAERHASGQPVLVGTTSVEKSELLSQMLRKRGIKHEVLNAKHHEREAAIVADAGRKGAVTVATNMAGRGTDIMLGGNPEFRAVTELRQRGLDPEETPEEYEAAWDEALAAAEKAVQAEHEEVTEAGGLYVLGTERHESRRIDNQLRGRSGRQGDPGESRFYLSLEDNLMRLFNAGFVDRVMTTAKIDDETPIAGRMLTKSIEGAQSQLEGQNYEMRKNVLKYDDVLNRQRTVVYEERRRVLEGEDLEEQIRHFMTDVVGGYVDAETNAGFSEDWDLDRLFTALRAIYPVGLDKETLLEGSGGLTQLSAANLREEIVTDIHEAYDRREADLGEPVTRELERRVVLSVLDRKWREHLYEMDYLKEGIGLRSMAQRDPLVEYQREGFQLFEAMNDAIKEESVGYLFNTEVEVPTVPESTTQPKSVDELLGGGGDQTRPTISAKGLEDGSRGSQPLHYSSPSEDGGVEERDEAGSSTAGTSRAQRRAAAKKAKKAAKR